In the Colwellia sp. 20A7 genome, one interval contains:
- a CDS encoding LysR family transcriptional regulator, giving the protein MQTPIRGLRSFCVAAKCLSFKHAAAQLFLTPSAVSHQIKQLESQLDLTLFKRGTRSIELTSAGKQFYQSIQPIIHQLESTISEFTNTQENKTIVISLPEFFASELFIPQLSEWSEQNPDINLQLETVKSGSEPSQIADLSIVLANGKPNASIVQELFPIRYAPACNKKLYKKLKNSGFKALQNTPLILHRARPWSWHQWADNIGIDDFDPKQIIQFDSMYGVVRAAQQGMGIALVPLPMSKTWFSEELLVKLFDEELNTNDRYYLIQHENMESKVELTVFADWVKKSFTL; this is encoded by the coding sequence ATTCAAACTCCTATACGAGGTTTACGTTCATTTTGTGTAGCTGCAAAATGTTTAAGCTTCAAACATGCTGCAGCACAACTGTTTTTAACGCCTTCAGCTGTAAGCCATCAAATAAAGCAACTGGAATCACAATTAGATTTAACCTTGTTTAAAAGAGGCACAAGATCAATTGAACTTACCAGTGCAGGAAAACAGTTTTATCAATCAATTCAGCCAATAATTCATCAATTAGAGTCAACTATTTCAGAGTTTACTAATACACAAGAAAACAAAACAATTGTGATCAGTTTACCCGAGTTTTTTGCCAGCGAATTATTCATTCCTCAGTTAAGTGAATGGTCTGAGCAAAACCCAGATATTAACCTGCAACTTGAAACAGTAAAGTCAGGCAGTGAGCCATCGCAAATAGCAGATCTTTCTATCGTACTAGCAAATGGAAAACCTAATGCAAGTATTGTTCAGGAATTGTTTCCAATAAGATATGCCCCAGCTTGTAATAAAAAGCTTTATAAAAAGTTAAAGAATTCAGGCTTTAAAGCACTACAAAATACACCATTAATTTTGCACAGAGCTAGACCTTGGTCATGGCATCAATGGGCTGACAACATAGGAATTGATGACTTTGACCCTAAACAGATTATACAATTTGACAGTATGTATGGTGTTGTTAGAGCAGCCCAACAGGGGATGGGTATCGCTTTAGTTCCTTTACCAATGAGCAAAACTTGGTTTAGTGAAGAGCTATTAGTAAAACTGTTCGACGAAGAACTAAATACTAATGACAGATATTACTTAATTCAGCATGAAAATATGGAAAGCAAAGTTGAATTAACAGTATTTGCTGACTGGGTTAAGAAGAGCTTTACGTTATAA
- a CDS encoding PDC sensor domain-containing protein yields MNYLSVIERYHDYKNSIHELMASIIAGTFDEAFFHDEKTLANSMTWLGKNYPFVDLMFTLDGEGVQLSPNISNNNFPNKEDNLGKGIDRSYRPYYIEANKQDGIIVTEPYLSTSSHNLCISAALKHVNKSGELMGILVLDIDLAHAIEFLMGDRKRKKFHPFFTVIYSLIVTGLFFIVGILLYSAGVEIVSLIIAPTPENIQLKPFGIIIFLTLALAIFDLGKTTIEEEVLMKKDIFRHSSTRRTITRFMATILIAVSIEALLLMFKSVLGAPQYLTNAVAMMGASVGLMIGLGIYVYLGAKAETLLMNNHLSNKSDVKSN; encoded by the coding sequence ATGAATTATCTTAGTGTAATTGAAAGGTATCATGATTATAAAAATTCAATTCATGAACTGATGGCATCTATAATAGCAGGGACTTTCGATGAAGCTTTTTTTCATGACGAAAAGACCTTAGCTAACTCAATGACTTGGTTGGGCAAAAATTATCCTTTTGTCGATCTAATGTTTACCTTAGACGGTGAAGGTGTGCAATTAAGTCCAAATATTTCCAATAATAACTTCCCCAATAAAGAAGATAATTTAGGCAAAGGTATCGATCGCTCTTACCGTCCTTATTATATAGAAGCCAATAAACAAGACGGCATTATTGTTACTGAACCTTATCTGTCAACATCAAGTCATAACCTGTGTATTTCAGCGGCACTTAAACATGTAAATAAGTCTGGCGAATTAATGGGTATATTAGTGCTTGATATTGACCTTGCTCATGCCATTGAATTTTTAATGGGTGACCGAAAACGAAAAAAATTCCACCCCTTCTTCACGGTTATCTACTCTTTAATTGTAACGGGTCTATTCTTTATCGTCGGTATTCTTTTATACTCTGCTGGTGTTGAAATAGTAAGCTTAATTATTGCACCGACACCTGAAAACATTCAGCTCAAACCCTTTGGGATTATCATATTTCTCACCTTAGCATTAGCAATATTCGATTTGGGTAAAACCACTATCGAAGAGGAAGTGTTAATGAAGAAAGATATCTTCAGACATAGCTCAACAAGAAGAACAATTACTCGATTTATGGCCACAATACTCATCGCGGTATCAATTGAAGCATTACTGTTAATGTTTAAATCTGTTCTTGGCGCGCCTCAGTACTTAACGAATGCTGTCGCCATGATGGGCGCATCAGTAGGCTTGATGATTGGCTTAGGTATTTATGTTTATTTAGGCGCTAAGGCTGAAACCTTATTGATGAACAATCACTTAAGTAATAAATCTGATGTAAAAAGTAACTAA
- the argJ gene encoding bifunctional glutamate N-acetyltransferase/amino-acid acetyltransferase ArgJ produces the protein MPVNLPEIIPASLNPIEGIRLGWAESNIKQPNRKDLLVIEIADGSAVSGVFTQNRFCAAPVTLCKKHFNAVKNQVIPSIKALVINTGNANAGTGEQGMNDAITTCEQLADIMAIPVQSILPFSTGVILEHLPMDKLLAGLPHAVANLTANNWADAASTIMTTDVAPKAYATQVNVQNEIVNITGISKGAGMIHPNMATMLGYVATDANITQTLLDEITKEIADLSFNCISVDGDTSTNDSFIVIATGKSSASAITDRQSEGFTTVFNALLETAQYLAQAIVRDGEGATKFLTVTVKGALTNDEAKTIGFSIGKSPLVKTAMFASDPNLGRVLAAIGYASRECASLEDLDTAELELYFGDVLVAEKGGRAASYNEDDGQAIMNEAEIDITVQLHRGNEQATIWTCDFSYDYVRINAEYRT, from the coding sequence ATGCCTGTTAACTTACCTGAAATCATTCCCGCTTCACTAAATCCAATTGAAGGTATTCGCCTAGGTTGGGCTGAATCAAATATTAAACAACCAAACCGCAAAGACTTACTTGTTATTGAAATTGCTGATGGTAGCGCTGTTTCGGGTGTTTTTACCCAAAACCGTTTTTGTGCTGCCCCAGTAACTTTGTGTAAAAAACACTTCAATGCCGTAAAAAATCAAGTTATACCAAGTATTAAAGCATTAGTGATAAATACCGGTAATGCTAATGCAGGTACTGGCGAGCAAGGAATGAATGACGCCATAACAACGTGTGAGCAATTAGCCGATATTATGGCCATTCCCGTACAATCTATCTTGCCATTTTCAACGGGTGTTATTCTAGAACACTTACCAATGGATAAGCTGTTAGCCGGTTTACCTCACGCAGTAGCTAACTTAACTGCAAATAACTGGGCCGATGCAGCGTCAACCATAATGACAACAGATGTGGCACCGAAAGCTTATGCTACCCAGGTAAACGTTCAAAATGAGATTGTAAACATCACCGGTATATCGAAAGGCGCCGGTATGATTCATCCGAATATGGCGACCATGCTAGGTTATGTCGCTACTGACGCTAATATTACCCAAACGTTATTAGACGAAATCACCAAAGAAATTGCTGACTTATCCTTTAACTGCATTTCGGTTGATGGTGATACCTCAACGAATGACTCGTTTATTGTTATTGCTACCGGAAAAAGTAGTGCGTCTGCAATCACAGATCGTCAAAGTGAAGGCTTTACCACTGTCTTTAATGCGTTGCTTGAAACAGCACAATACTTGGCGCAAGCCATTGTTCGTGACGGTGAAGGTGCAACCAAGTTTTTAACCGTCACCGTTAAAGGTGCGTTAACCAATGATGAAGCCAAAACTATCGGTTTTTCAATTGGTAAAAGCCCACTAGTTAAAACCGCGATGTTTGCCTCTGATCCTAACTTAGGCCGAGTATTAGCTGCCATTGGTTACGCTTCAAGAGAATGTGCGTCGTTAGAAGATTTAGATACAGCTGAACTAGAATTATATTTTGGTGATGTGTTAGTTGCTGAAAAAGGCGGCCGTGCAGCCAGTTACAATGAAGATGATGGACAAGCTATTATGAACGAAGCTGAAATTGATATTACCGTACAGCTACATCGCGGCAATGAACAAGCCACTATTTGGACTTGTGATTTTAGCTATGACTACGTCAGAATTAATGCTGAATACCGCACCTAG